TCTCTCATATTTGCAGAGATTCATTTGCAGTGTTTGGCGACCTGcagtaaaatgacaaaacaaaaagttcCAGAATGTGTTTGGAGtgacatacagcccctctggatattTTAATGTAGGTgtgatgaatgaaatgaaacactctAACAACGTGGATATTTATACATATGGCGATAATGAAAGTCAGATTTTTACGTTTCTGGCATAATGCCCTCGCTGTTGGCAGGCAGCCAGGTGTCAAACATATCATCTTGCTTATTTATTGAGATGGAACACGCCGTGTGAAGTTCACTCTCAGTTTACAGTCGCCCTCAGTGGCTTTGGGACCAGATCATTACCGTAAGTCGAAACAGAGTAGAGGCCTCTCACGGGGGTGGGATCGGGGGAACAATTGAAAAGAATATTCTCATTTCGCTGATCCATTTCAACGTAGTTTTTCGATCTCAGGTTTGTCTGATGGAACAGATGTGCTTCGGTTTTAATGATGCTGATACTGTCGGCCCTGGCCACCTAACGGGCTACTCTTCACCATGGATTTAGGCAATTAATTGCAACCAGGGGGATTAAGGCTGGAAGTCTATTTTCCTTGATCTGATGTGTTCAGCTGCATTGGCTGTATGTTGACCTGTGAGCGCTGTGTGCTGCAGTGTACAATAGTTCTGTGACTGCATTGTATATCTTGAGCCTGACACTAGATTGAATCATTTATAAAGGCCCCTGTTTTTATGACTCTGTGCCGGAGACCGCCAGTGACCGAAAGCAGCATGTTTTCAGGATGTCCACCTGTACGTATGCTCATCCCATTATTATTAACAGGATGTCTCAAGAAATCCTTGAGGAAATGTCGaaagtcaaggtcactgtgacaaacacattcttcacaaacacattcttttACCTTTTGAACACAATTTCTCCGGGACACCTCGAGAGATTCCTTTCAAATGTGGTGCAAATGTTCACTTAGGCTCCTAGATTAACTGCTTAGATTTGGAGGGTCAAAGGccaaggtcacggtgacctaacaaaatatatacgaaaaatgtatttactctTGAACTGCACAGGCATGTGGAGGCCTATATGGTAGTAATTCTTGAGAGGCATCCCTCACACCagccaaacaaataaaaacaaatcatgcTGTACACAATGTTTCTATGTTGAACACTGATTTCATGGTCTTTGTCACTGCAGGATCTAACACTGAAACATGGCTGGAGAACAGGTGCCATCATCCCTGAGCTGAGGAAAGAGATCAAGATCATGAACACGGAGCAGTATGTGCACATGATGACCTGGCTACAGGCACTGACTGGACTCATTGAGCAGATGCAGGTTAGGAGACTTGTGTGTCAGTCTTCCTTGCTTTATTTATGTATCTCAACTTTTTGTGCTTAACTTCTTCGCACTTCTCCCGGACAGGTGCACAGGGATCCTGCGTCCCAAGCTGTCGTTGAGGAGTGgatcagagaaagagaggccaTGAGGTAATAGAGATAATTACTCTGTCATTCATGAGCAGGTCAATAATACACTGAGCTCTTGTAGAGCTGATTAAACCAAATGCTTATGAATCTATTTTAATGGCAGGCCACAGACGAAGGACAGCTTCAACCCCCAGTTTGGGAGTCTTTTCCGCACCTACCACAACCCCACGTACTTCTCACGCCGACTGTCGCGCTTTGCCGACATCTACATGGCCTCTATCAGCTGCCTGCTCAACTACGACTTCCAGCACACCTTCTTCCCCCGCCGTAACCCTTTGCAGCACGAGTCCCCCTTCTGGCCTGAGGACATCCTGAAGGTCTGAGCGTCTCCACGCTGCACCGCAGGACCAAAGCAGCGTCTGattagaaagagacagagacagagacagagagaagaagagattgTTAAAAGAATTAACAGGAATGAAGGAATTTTATTGCTGATTTTAAACAACTTGAAATAAGGTATTGTAGAAGATGCATGCCACATTTGAGGTCATGCATAATTGTCTAACTATCACATTAAGTGTTGATGTTTATTACGTTAGAATAATGTATTTTCTGAGCTAGTGGTGAAGGTCAGTGTAAGATGTGAACTGTGGGTGGTTAAGGTTTGGGTTAGGCATGAATTGCTCCTGGATATGGTTAGGGATAAGGTTCTGGTTTGGCTGTCCACACAAAGAATGggagtcaatgcaaagtcctcaTAAGGCCAGCTGTGCAAACCTGTAAGTGTGTTGTGTATGGGAGAGAGCGATTTTGGTGCAAGATTATACGAATATAATGCAACAGTTTAAACAATAGGGGGCAGTCATACATCAAGTCTGTCATGCTGTGAATTCTTCACCATCTGTAAACATTATCTTTGCCTTTTTTGTCCTAACAGCAAGTTTAAAACTGAGATATGACATTTGAATTACAAACTCTGTTGCCTTAATCTCATGCTCACGTTACTGCcgtgtatatatttttgtaacagCCTGATGTTATTTCTGTCAAGCCTTTAGGTTAATTTCACCTTGAGTTGAGATCTTGTGATGTCAgattttttctcttgttttaataatatttggcACAGCCTGTGTGTCTCTCCGAAGCAAATGAGAGATGTTAATATTAGTCGGGAGAAAATAGAGTGCCGGTGCTATATTTAGCACGCGTGTTGCTATTTGATCTGTGCAGAGTTTCGAggatttctctctgttttcttttttctttttttcctgaaaaTATGTTAAATGCTCTCACCCATGCTAGAATCTACTGTTGAACAAGTTAAAAAGGGAAAGCATATACATCTCCACCAGTGACCACACAGTACCTCATGGTTtgctttattcatttgattgtgttgtgtttgtcctgatgtgtatttttatttcattatttattaaaatggaaatggcttAATAATTGTAGCCTAGTGCTTGTGTCATTAATGTGGAACAGCTTGATGTAATTAGATAATTATACTGTAATCAGATTTAATTTGCAGGTATGTGTTTAGTGAGTGTGCAGTCCAGTGTGTGCCATTTACTTTGTTATTTGCTCTGTGaacaacaaaaggaaaagaaacgTAGCGTATTTAGAAAATTGATTTTGAGCACTAATTTATCCCTTGTTAATAACTCTTCCAATTACCATTACAGCAGCTGGTTTGTTGGGATTAAACCTCTAAATCGTGTTATGGACCAATTTCTCATATTGCATTTGATGCCTTTTCTATCAGACAGGTGCGCAGTCTGAGATCTTGGAAATAAGAAAAGCTGAGGGATCAGAAATGATAAGATCTGTGACGCTGTGTTCTGGGCTGAGCACAGAGTCTGAGGGTTTAGTCCTCTGGCCTCACAGCGGTTTCACCTGGACATCATTTAGGGCGTCATGGACAGCAACAGCACCGCGTGGAGCTCTAGCTCTCATCCTCCGTACAACCTCGCCGAGATGGCGACGGTGTCTCCCACCATCTTCCCTCGGTTTGGTTTCAGCATACTTTCCTTCCTCATGTTCATCAATACAGTGTTGACAGTTTTCAACAACGGCCTCGTCATCACCGTGATGCTGAGgaacctgtctctgctccaacCGATGAACGTCTTCATCCTCAGCCTGGCCGTGTCTGACCTCATGATAGGCCTGTGCGGCTCCTTGGTCGTCACCATCACCAACTACAAAGGCTATTTCTTTATTGGCCACACGGCCTGTGTGTTTCAAGGATTTGCAGTCAATTACTTTGGTGAGTGGAGATGTGTTTGACAATGCTTGtgatatataaaatattaaaggaAGGATGAGAGGATAAAATGCTTTACCCCTGAATTAATTGTCTCTTTACTATAATATTTAGGTTCTGGggctttttttgttgctttatgAAGAAGTCAAACCAGATATTTGTGTGATTTAAAGGTTTACCTATCGATTGAGAAGGAAAGACGATGTATTTACCAGACAATGGCTGAGGTTTAGAGATAAAGACATCAGCTCTGCATAACACTGTGGGAAAAGTGGGAGAGGAGTCTTTCTGTTCACCTCAAAGCTTTCAAATCCTTAGATTTTGGGGGATTTAATTCATGATTTTGGGACTGATCGAATGTTGATTTAGAGTAAACACAGGTCTTTTCATGAAAATGTTTGCCTAGTTGGCTTGGGAAATTTCTGCTTCACAAACTTCCTTTCCTaagaaagatttaaaaacatgcatttgaaagccccaaaaatgttttaacttaCCCTTGAGCTGAGATTCTCTTTCCACCATAGGTTTGGTTTCCCTCTGCACTCTGACCCTGCTCGCCTACGAGCGCTACATCGTGGTGTGTAAACCAAGAGCTGGTTTTAAGCTGAGCATGCGGAGAAGCTTCAACGGACTCGTATGCGTGTGGGTATTCTGCTTGTTTTGGGCCGTGGCTCCGCTGTTTGGCTGGAGCTCCTACGGACCCGAGGGAGTCCAGACCTCCTGCTCTCTGGCCTGGGAGGAAAGATCGTGGAGCAACTACAGCTATCTCATCCTCTACACCCTCCTCTGCTTCATTCTCCCCGTCATAGTCATCATCTACTGTTACTCCAAGGTGCTCAAATCCATGGATAAGGTGGGTTCAGTACGGCGTCGGCATGTTTATCACACTTTTACACcattaaaacaatgttttaaaaCTCACACCTCCATTCTCATCTGTTTGCAATCTACCACCTACAGACAGAAACAGGTTATGAACTTTTAATAGGGGTCAAATGTGTTTCTCCACTCATGCAGCTGAACAGGAGTGTGGAGCTCCAGGGTGGGCGTTCCTGCCACAAGGAGAACGATCACGCCATCAATATGGTCCTGGCCATGATtgtatctttttttgtttgctggTTGCCCTACACGGCGCTGTCCGTGGTAGTGGTCGTGGACCCTGAGCTCTACATCCCTCCGCTGCTtgcaaccatgcccatgtactTTGCCAAGACCAGCCCTGTCTATAATCCCATCATCTACTTCCTCTCCAACAAACAGGTAAGCAGCTAAAGTGTGGAGCTGAGATGCAAAGGCTGAGTGTGAACCAAGATTCGCACAAGAAATACAGAGGCCTATTTGCATGTCATGCCTGTGAAACAATGGCTCATATATTTCCTGACAGGGGgattatgtgtttgtttttgttatgtccCACAGTTCCGCGATTCCACCCTGGAGGTGCTGTCGTGTGGACGATACATTCCCCATGGACCCACTAGTGTCAGCTTCAACATGCATAGCTTGAACAGGAGGAGCCATGTGATTCCCTTCAACAGGAACATCAACATGCAATGCAGGGTTTTGCCTCTGTGACTGTCTCCGCTGTCGAATGTCGGTGCCTCGGCGTGGACACAGATCTAAAGATCCACAGGCTCATGTCTCACACAGACGTCTTCGATGTGTCAACGTCAACAGAGACAGCTCAGAGACTAACAGCTGCTGTTCTTTAGGTGGAGAGAATAAAGGAGAGACCTCTGGAGTAATGCAATTCAATACAAtattaaatagatagatagattgatacaTAGAAGgccagatggacagacagacagacggaagGGCGAACAGACTGATATaggttgatggatggatggatggaccatagatagatagatagatagatagatagatagacagatagatagatggatttaCAGAGTGACATATAGATTGACAGACAACAGAGGGACGGACGGATGGACAGAttggtggacagacagacagccagtagataaatagatagatagacagatagatagatgtattgAACTGCATTAAACTGCAGGGTGTTCTAGTATTTATTGTCCATTGCTTTTTTTCTAGACCAATCAGAATGATCATTAAGATGGTTTTATTTCTGTGATTTGCTTCGATCAATAAACTATAAACTTGTGGAAAAAATAAGGGAGTCAGGAAACTCTGACTGAAAtgaatgtttgtatttctttcatCTCTGTGAATTTTTTAAGAAGCCCGCACACAAGAGAGGGAGTCAAACCTTTGATTTGTTGTTCGTAAATAAAATGCACTGGACCTGTTTTAGTGTAGCGTGAGTTAAGAGAGTTCCGACTCTCAGAAAGCCACTTGGGTGATTAACAGTTTCAAGGAGCTGGGTAATGAAATATTGATTCACACGGACAGAGGAGTGTGCAACAATTTTTATATCACAAGGAGTTTTTCTGGGAGCGAGGGCTGGGATTTTTATTGTAAGATATGCTGCCGAGCGCCTCCTTCTATGTAAcaacattatgcaaatgttgATTTCAAAATTAGAGTAAACAGTAAACAGCTCCATCATCAAATCAACACTGGCAGCTCCGTCCACATCCTTTGACTTATTTCTGTTTTAGTCTTTTACCAACATTTCCAGACTTCTGCTGCACAAACCGCAGCATTTCATCACTGCGCTGAACTGTATACAGGTTTCATTTATAAACAGATGAATGCAGGAGTTACGtctaaaaatgttattttcagtTGCAGAGAAAAAGCAATATGCTATTGTGTATAACACAAAATTAGATTAGAAAAGCAGGATATAAGAGCGCACTTGTTAAGCAACATGTATTTTACCAATGTTGATTCAGCGAGACAGTAAAACCTTTTTCTGGGTAtcctgctctgtgctctgcatgCTGAGCCTGTGTCGGTGTTATACTCTGTGCTTTTCAATCTTCGCCGACAGTTCAGAGGGGGATTAAACAGTTCGGGGAATGATGACATAATGACACAGTCTGTGGACCTGAATTCAACCCGTCAGGTCGAGTCTCACATGGCACACGCCACCGCCCGCACTGAGTCACCACAGCCGAGACTCACACACATCAGTGGATAAGGAGGAAGAGACAGGATGCATTGAAAgagaatttgattgattttgaaCTGTTGATTTAGCACCTGggattaatatttttttaatgcttgTTTATTATATTGTGATTTACTTTATTGTATTGCTTTGATTTTAGTTGGCAATTTTAATTAACCATGTTTTAACCATGATGTTACTTTTGACGATAAGACAATAAACATTTGCCATAAGATCATTGAATCTGACAATATTTTAATTCTTTTATTAAAAGGaccaaaacattttcacatatcaAACTGTCACTTGGTCGTTCCACACATctttcactttacattacaatacAATTAGTAACTAGAGACCTAATTCTCACGACTTTGTTTAATTTGTATGTTGTAGGATTGCAATCGGTGCCCATGATGGAGTAAAGTCATTATGTAAATATATCAAGTTTTTTTGGATTCATTAGTGTTTGttgggagaaaataaaaataaaacatgtctgGCTGAATTTTGTAATTTTTGTAATAACTTTGTATTTGGTCCTGCTCCCTCCATTTTGTTTCCCCTGCTTGATGTAAATATTGCCGATGAGTGTCAAATTCTAAATACAGCATTTTTCATTTGCAACTCCCCCTTTGTTTCATTATTTCTATTTCAACAAGTCGCTTGATGTGTTCTCTCTGTTTACAACGTCCTAAAATGTTCACAGTTATCTGTTCCCGCCGAGAAGATCGAGACTTTGACGCAGTTTTCTTCTCCAGACCTTCCTGTTTATGTCGTTTGAGAGACATTTGATCAGTTTAATATGTAGGCTGGTCAGGAGAAAGATGTATTGTGTTGATCTAATCCCAGATTTGGCATAGTCCATAAGCTTTCAGATCTGAAGCAAAGAGCATTTCACACTTTATCTCcaaacaggattacacaatGTCATGCTATAATCCAGCAGCATGGCTCCCCTTATTTCCTGAGCCAATTCAAGAACTCCCAAGTCATCCGTCTGGCATAGCTAATGCAGAGCTTTTAACCTTTGTGTGGTGCTGCATTAAATGTAATGGATAGCTGtacagttcacaaacacacacacagatcaactaTAGGTTCATCCCATCATCATTACTGCATTTGAAAAAGTTGGATGTAAGGGTTGAGAAAATAGTGACATTTCAGCTTTTCCTTGATCAGCCATCCGTCCTTTCCATTCGTCTCTGCTGTGAATACCCAGCACAGTTTTTAATGAATGTGAACAGTGAGGACTCCCAGGTGGCCGCTGGCGCTGCGGGGTGATAATGAAAAGGGCGGATACTGCGGCGTAACTTGTCCAGGCTCAGGGTTCACTCATTAATCTCAGTCGCTCAGCGGAGAATCACACAGCTCAGTGTGTATTTGGTGTGCGTATGAAGATACAGAACTAAACATGTCGACTCTCTGAACTCAGAGATGAGAGTTAAACCTGCGCCTGCACGGGACTTTGGGAACAACACCATTTGGGAGGAATACGTTGACATCAGCTTTGTGGTGGCAAACAGCTTGGTGCTGTTGATGACCTCTGTGGTTGGAATCGGTGCGAACATTTTTGTGATACTGGCGGTCTATCACCAAAAGTCCCTGCAAACTTCGAACAATGCGCTGGTGGTGAATCTTGCGATCATAGACAGCCTGCGGTGTGTAATGGACTGCCCCTTTCTCTTGACCATCGTTGTGGCTGTGCATCGGTACGGACACGTGGACGAGACGCTCTGCGATGCCCAAGtggcctctttctctttctgctgctgtatCCAGCTGTTAACACTGGCATGCATCAGTGCAGAAAGGTACCAGGCCATTGCACAGCCCTTCAAAATACGCCAGCGAGGAAAACGGATCAAAGTGCTGATTCCTCTCACATGGACCGTGGCGATTCTGGTGGCTGTTTATTGTCTCATATTTGTCAAGGACTCACCGGTGCACATAAGGTGCAAAGGATTACAGAGAGACATGTTAGCCTCCTATGACAGCTTTGGACTTTACATGCTGTTCCCACTGTGGGCCGCCTGCTTCGGTCTTATCATTGGATTCTATGCTGGCATATTTGCCATTGTGAGGTCGCACAATCGCAAAATATTCGACAAAGGTACTACTCCACTCcctaagaaagaaaaaacagaggaTAAACAAAAGACGGAAGAAACCACGATTGTGGAAAATGGAAAGTCTGAGCAAAAGCAGACCTCTCCACCTGCTGCCCCGGTTGAGCCGGTGACTAAAGCTGAAGTGTGTTCATCAAAGATAGATTCTTCAACTGCTCCACTGACCCCAATAAAACCTGCGCAAAGTGTGTCTGGTTCAGAGAAAGAATTGAAGAACACTGTGGAGATAACAGACTTGGAAACAGAACAACCATGCCCTCCTGCAAAGCAGGTTGCAGTGCGACTGCAGACTGAAGAGAAGCCATTTAAAACAGAGCAGTCCAACCCCTGTGCCACGAGAGTGGAGGCAAAACCATCAAATAGAGTTGCCGCTGTTAGTGTTAAGAGCTCAACTGCAGAGCCCCAGAAGGTGTCAAGCATATTTAACACAGAAAACCAAACcgaagagaaagtgaaaactgACAAGGCACCCACTGAAATGACAGGAACCAGCCCCCGTGTTCCCTGCTCAGAAGATCCTGAATCTATTGCTGTTTTACAGATTAAACCGAAACAGGGCGAGGACAGAAGTGGAGGACAAACCCCGGCTGTCACAGTAGATCAAGTGTCTTCATTACCTCCAGTCGCAGGTGACGCTCCAGAAACAGAGGCTCCCAAAATCGAGGTAGAAGGTGCTGTTTGCATGATGCCTTCAAAAGAGGGTAAAGAGAGAGCGAACAAAAGGAAGGAAAGCAAAATGGCGAAGCGTGCTGGTTACATAATTGTAACCTTCCTCTTGTTCTGGCTGCCGCTGATCACAACCATCCTGGTGAATTTTGTCGTTCCCAAAAACAAGAATACACCGGTGAGTTATCACAGAAGCAAGGACGCAATTTTACAAGCACTTAGGAAAAAGCTGTGACATCACATTTAGGACCAAAATAAACAAGCAAGTGTGAAGAAgagatgtgaagtgtgaagtATTTGtcgttgcgtgtgtgtgtgtgtgtgtttgtgtgtttaataacTGACAGCCTTTACAGTCTTTCTGAATGATCtgtaacatttttctttttcatcctctACTTTTCCAGATAAACATCATGCACGATGTGGAGATCCTGTCAgtgtctgtttcctgtgtaACGTCACTGACCGACCCCATAATATACGCCGCAGTGAACCCGCAGTTTCGCACAGAATTTGACAGAATAAGAAATAAGGTTAAAATGGCGCTCACCGTTCAGTGACACCAGACCAAAGGACCGGTCAATATTCATTACTTAAAATTGGTCTATTCATTGTGTTCCAATCTTAATTGAATTAAATCCCAAAGTGTGATTTGTATTTAGGTATATAGGAGGTTTATTATGTTATATGCCGCTGTGTTATCTCCGATTTTATGCAGGCTGACTTCTCAGCAATCACTTAACACTGCAGAGCTGAGGCGCTGCATGCTGTGAGACGCAGCCTGGACCAATGCAATCAGCTCAGCGGGGGGGAGGCTGCCGTGTTTTTCCGTCAAACAACCCGGTGAGGCCTGTGCGTCTGTCCCCAGAGACCCCACAGCCTGGACCCACCACTGGGCCAGTCAGGTCCTCACATGTCCTCCAGCATCACCTAATTATCATCCCATCTCCGCCATTAGTGATGCTGTTTGAGCAATCAGGAGACAAACGTTATGAAATTGACCTAATTGTGTTTtagtataaaaaaaagagaaaagacatgGCTCATTAAGGGGATGTTTCAGTAGAGCTACAGTATTTATTCTATCCACTCAACCAAATGCACAATGTGTGATTATTCGTCTCTCCTTACCCCTTTATATATGTACCCCATGACAAggtttgtatttcattaaaagcaAAGTGTTGCAGAATTTACATAACATACCCGGCTCGTTGTGATTTCCTTTCTCCATTTTCCAGTTTTTACTGACAAACCTCcgacaagaagaagagacatacttttaataaaacagaattCTGCAATGACAGCATGCAAATCCTTAATTCAACCAGgtaacagacagaaagagaatgCCAACAACTGTCAACTAAATCTAGAAATTAGAGGAGCCAACTTCAAATGCAGTTGATAAAGTTCTGAGATATTTACAATAtgaaaaatgtacaaaatgGCCCTTTGACACACTGCGACCTTCCCTTTGAGTGCGGTGATATAACAGGAAATCAGTGGAATCGATGGTCAACCCTCTTTCATTTGGATTCCCAGGTCAATACTATGTGGGTCCACATTAGGGTTAGTATTAGTTAAGTGTTGCAAAGAACATTCACTTACATCTCTACCTTGTAACCTAACTAATATGTACCCTGTTTTTTTCATTGATGACGATGGCTTCGACATTTAGATTCACATCAGAATGTCAAATATGTAAGCTAACACATATTTTGTGGTTTTGACTTTCACTTGCACATTTCACAAACATGTCAGGATGGGTAGCATATTTTACTCATCAAGCGATGACATGGACATGTTAACGAGGCATTTCATGAATATTCATAACGGTTATTCATTCCTGTGGATTCATGATTTCTGCATTTACAACAGTGAGGGGACGATTAGAAACCAGTCAATTCGGgttttttgaaaaaacaatctATATAACTGGGTGCTAACTGAAGTGAAAGTGCACATAGATTGTTTGAATATTCACAAATATGGCCCCTGGGTAATGAACATGTGCTTTGTCAATTAAGGTCACCAAGCATGACCTTGAAACAACATCTTTTCCTTCTCTGAATCAGAAGACAACAAATACACCAACATTACATAttcaaaaataaagttttttttctcagtatgtttaggcaacaacaaaaaaaacacacgcaaTCCTCAAAACCCTTCCTCGCTCTTCTGTGCTTAATGTAGCAAGATCTGCTGGTCGCTTTTATTCCAAGAAAGCCGTCCACATCATTTTAATACCATGCAGAGTTTGACATCAGATGAGATCACTACTTCAAaaacacccccctcccccctctgctAATCTTATAATCCCTCTAGATTATGGCAGGTTGATGCTCGGTGGTCCCTCTCCTCAGCATCTGGTTCTCCTCAAGACCAGTTAGCTGATAAGATAAGCGTGACATCTACAAGGCAGATACTCGGACAATGTTGCTCTGAGAGTACGCGATGGCGGTTGTGGAGCCGTCCCTGTCCGATGAGGTCATCACCGGGGCAGACAGGCGGACCATGGAGGGAGTGATGTAAGCTTCGTCACATTTCAAGGGCACAGTACCGTCGAGTTTGGCATTCAGGCAGGagcggctgcaggagggagcaCAGGATGAA
Above is a genomic segment from Pleuronectes platessa chromosome 7, fPlePla1.1, whole genome shotgun sequence containing:
- the parietopsin gene encoding parietopsin, which encodes MDSNSTAWSSSSHPPYNLAEMATVSPTIFPRFGFSILSFLMFINTVLTVFNNGLVITVMLRNLSLLQPMNVFILSLAVSDLMIGLCGSLVVTITNYKGYFFIGHTACVFQGFAVNYFGLVSLCTLTLLAYERYIVVCKPRAGFKLSMRRSFNGLVCVWVFCLFWAVAPLFGWSSYGPEGVQTSCSLAWEERSWSNYSYLILYTLLCFILPVIVIIYCYSKVLKSMDKLNRSVELQGGRSCHKENDHAINMVLAMIVSFFVCWLPYTALSVVVVVDPELYIPPLLATMPMYFAKTSPVYNPIIYFLSNKQFRDSTLEVLSCGRYIPHGPTSVSFNMHSLNRRSHVIPFNRNINMQCRVLPL
- the LOC128444140 gene encoding dopamine D2-like receptor, giving the protein MRVKPAPARDFGNNTIWEEYVDISFVVANSLVLLMTSVVGIGANIFVILAVYHQKSLQTSNNALVVNLAIIDSLRCVMDCPFLLTIVVAVHRYGHVDETLCDAQVASFSFCCCIQLLTLACISAERYQAIAQPFKIRQRGKRIKVLIPLTWTVAILVAVYCLIFVKDSPVHIRCKGLQRDMLASYDSFGLYMLFPLWAACFGLIIGFYAGIFAIVRSHNRKIFDKGTTPLPKKEKTEDKQKTEETTIVENGKSEQKQTSPPAAPVEPVTKAEVCSSKIDSSTAPLTPIKPAQSVSGSEKELKNTVEITDLETEQPCPPAKQVAVRLQTEEKPFKTEQSNPCATRVEAKPSNRVAAVSVKSSTAEPQKVSSIFNTENQTEEKVKTDKAPTEMTGTSPRVPCSEDPESIAVLQIKPKQGEDRSGGQTPAVTVDQVSSLPPVAGDAPETEAPKIEVEGAVCMMPSKEGKERANKRKESKMAKRAGYIIVTFLLFWLPLITTILVNFVVPKNKNTPINIMHDVEILSVSVSCVTSLTDPIIYAAVNPQFRTEFDRIRNKVKMALTVQ